One region of Bosea sp. 29B genomic DNA includes:
- the dxr gene encoding 1-deoxy-D-xylulose-5-phosphate reductoisomerase encodes MPRTVTILGATGSIGRSTRAVIAENPERLRIAALVAGRDAAGLARIARETGASFAAIADEGQGAELAAALAGSGIRHGAGREAVLEAVSLDSDIVVSAISGAAGLEATFAALTPGRVVALANKESLVCAGAAVMARASAVGARMLPLDSEHNALFQVLGAEPISAVRTMTLTASGGPFRTWPADRIAAATPEQALAHPNYAMGAKITIDSASMMNKGLELIEASFLFGLGADQLDVLVHPQQIVHGLVTFRDGSVSAGMAVPDMRVAAAHCLGVDGRLDAPQSRFLDLVAAGPLAFERPDLVRFPALRLAIAALAEGGAMPAVLNAANEIAVEAFLDRRIAFPAIPALVEAVCEQMAGAFLSPPSDVTEALAVDHDARNRTRSLLSGGRFTVT; translated from the coding sequence ATGCCTCGCACAGTCACCATATTGGGGGCCACCGGCTCCATCGGCCGCTCGACGCGCGCCGTAATCGCCGAGAATCCGGAGCGGCTGCGGATCGCTGCGCTGGTCGCCGGCCGGGATGCCGCCGGGCTGGCGCGGATCGCCCGCGAGACCGGTGCGAGCTTCGCCGCGATCGCGGATGAAGGGCAGGGCGCCGAGCTCGCCGCAGCGCTGGCCGGCAGCGGCATCCGCCATGGCGCTGGCCGGGAGGCGGTGCTCGAGGCGGTTTCGCTCGATAGCGATATCGTGGTCAGCGCCATCTCGGGGGCGGCCGGGCTGGAGGCGACCTTTGCGGCGCTGACGCCAGGCCGGGTCGTCGCGCTCGCCAACAAGGAGAGCCTGGTCTGCGCCGGTGCCGCGGTGATGGCGCGGGCAAGCGCCGTCGGCGCCCGCATGCTGCCACTCGATTCCGAGCACAACGCCCTGTTCCAGGTGCTGGGGGCCGAGCCGATCTCGGCGGTCCGCACGATGACACTGACGGCCTCGGGCGGGCCGTTCCGGACCTGGCCGGCCGACAGGATCGCCGCCGCCACGCCGGAACAGGCGCTCGCCCATCCGAACTATGCGATGGGCGCCAAGATCACGATCGATTCGGCCAGCATGATGAACAAGGGGCTGGAGCTGATCGAGGCCTCCTTCCTGTTCGGACTCGGCGCCGACCAGCTCGACGTGCTGGTCCATCCGCAGCAGATCGTGCACGGGCTCGTCACCTTCCGCGACGGCTCGGTCAGCGCCGGCATGGCCGTGCCGGACATGCGCGTCGCGGCCGCCCATTGCCTCGGGGTCGATGGCAGGCTCGATGCGCCGCAAAGCCGTTTCCTCGATCTGGTCGCGGCCGGCCCGCTCGCTTTCGAGCGTCCCGATCTCGTCCGCTTCCCGGCATTGCGCCTCGCCATTGCGGCCCTTGCCGAAGGGGGCGCCATGCCGGCCGTGCTGAACGCCGCCAACGAGATCGCCGTCGAGGCCTTCCTCGATCGACGCATCGCTTTTCCTGCGATTCCGGCCCTGGTCGAGGCCGTCTGCGAGCAGATGGCGGGTGCCTTCCTGTCGCCGCCTTCCGATGTCACGGAGGCGCTCGCCGTTGACCACGATGCGAGAAACCGGACCCGCTCGCTCTTGTCCGGGGGCCGCTTCACTGTCACTTAG
- the tsf gene encoding translation elongation factor Ts gives MAAITAGMVKELRDKTGAGMMDCKTALSATDGNMEAAIDWLRAKGLSKAAKKAGRVAAEGLVAVAVRGHSGVVVEVNSETDFVARNLEFQALARTIADVSLERGGDVEALAAHHYPGGGTVADAIANAIATIGENMTLRRVAQVSVSAGVIGSYVHGAVADGLGKIGVIVGLETSGKGDELAAMGRQIAMHIAATNPVALDLASVDPAVLEREKAILAEKNAGKPEHVLAKIVESGLKSYAKEYCLLEQAYIHDGSKSVAQVLKEAEGKVGGPLKLTGFARFALGEGIEKEETDFAAEVAAAGGTTG, from the coding sequence ATGGCTGCGATCACCGCCGGCATGGTGAAGGAACTCCGCGACAAGACCGGCGCGGGCATGATGGACTGCAAGACCGCGCTCTCGGCCACCGACGGCAACATGGAAGCCGCCATCGACTGGCTGCGCGCCAAGGGCTTGTCCAAGGCCGCCAAGAAGGCCGGCCGCGTCGCCGCCGAGGGCCTCGTCGCCGTCGCCGTGCGCGGCCATAGCGGTGTCGTGGTCGAGGTCAACTCCGAGACCGACTTCGTCGCCCGCAACCTCGAATTCCAGGCTCTGGCCCGCACCATCGCTGATGTCTCGCTCGAGCGCGGCGGCGACGTCGAGGCGCTGGCCGCCCATCACTATCCGGGCGGCGGCACCGTCGCCGACGCGATCGCCAATGCGATCGCCACGATCGGCGAGAACATGACGCTGCGCCGCGTCGCGCAGGTCTCGGTCTCGGCTGGCGTGATCGGCTCCTATGTCCACGGCGCGGTCGCCGACGGGCTCGGCAAGATCGGCGTCATCGTCGGCCTGGAGACCAGCGGCAAGGGTGACGAGCTCGCCGCGATGGGCCGCCAGATCGCCATGCACATCGCCGCGACCAACCCGGTCGCGCTCGACCTTGCTTCGGTCGACCCGGCCGTGCTGGAGCGCGAGAAGGCGATCCTGGCCGAGAAGAACGCCGGCAAGCCCGAGCACGTGCTCGCCAAGATCGTCGAGAGCGGCCTGAAGAGCTACGCCAAGGAGTACTGCCTGCTCGAGCAGGCCTATATCCACGACGGCTCGAAGTCGGTCGCCCAGGTGCTGAAGGAGGCCGAAGGCAAGGTCGGCGGTCCGCTCAAGCTCACCGGCTTCGCCCGCTTCGCGCTCGGCGAGGGCATCGAGAAGGAAGAGACCGATTTTGCGGCCGAGGTTGCGGCTGCCGGCGGTACCACGGGCTGA
- a CDS encoding RidA family protein, protein MQMIAHNPSRGVYPATSDYAHAMEVVAPQRLLFVSGTMGLDEAGEPGATLDEQLALIWNNLRAILASADMSVDNIVRLTSYLRDPGFVEANQNARLAALGGRAIPTTAIVAQTLREDWLVEIEVIAAA, encoded by the coding sequence ATGCAGATGATCGCCCATAATCCGAGCCGCGGCGTTTACCCGGCCACTTCGGACTACGCCCACGCCATGGAGGTTGTCGCACCACAGCGCCTGCTCTTCGTCAGCGGCACGATGGGGCTCGACGAAGCCGGTGAGCCCGGCGCGACCCTCGACGAGCAGCTCGCGCTGATCTGGAACAATCTGCGCGCGATCCTCGCTTCGGCGGATATGAGCGTCGACAACATCGTGCGCCTGACCAGCTATCTGCGCGACCCCGGCTTCGTCGAGGCCAATCAGAACGCCCGCCTCGCCGCGCTCGGTGGCCGCGCGATCCCGACCACTGCAATCGTAGCGCAGACGCTAAGGGAAGACTGGCTCGTCGAGATCGAGGTGATCGCCGCGGCCTGA
- a CDS encoding pore-forming ESAT-6 family protein — MLFSFKRFSAFAVLAALSSGQAFAQNPADQLAAAYQAGRNQLGVISYCAEKGHVGADVVEIQTKVLALIPLPADKSAGDAAEALGKKGTLSVMGVAQDIEAVSKAQGSTAAAFCKQLGDAVKLAASSLPK, encoded by the coding sequence ATGCTGTTTTCCTTCAAACGTTTCAGTGCTTTTGCCGTGCTCGCCGCACTGTCCAGTGGCCAGGCTTTCGCCCAGAACCCCGCGGATCAGCTCGCCGCCGCCTATCAGGCCGGCCGCAACCAGCTCGGCGTCATCAGCTACTGCGCCGAGAAGGGGCATGTCGGAGCGGACGTCGTCGAGATCCAGACCAAGGTGCTGGCCCTGATCCCGTTGCCGGCCGACAAGAGCGCAGGCGATGCCGCCGAGGCGCTCGGCAAGAAGGGCACGCTCTCGGTGATGGGCGTGGCCCAGGATATCGAGGCGGTTTCGAAGGCGCAGGGCAGCACGGCCGCAGCCTTCTGCAAGCAGCTCGGCGACGCCGTGAAACTGGCAGCCTCCTCGCTGCCGAAGTAA
- a CDS encoding 30S ribosomal protein S2 has product MALPDFSMRQLLEAGAHFGHQSHRWNPKMSPFIYGTRNNIHILDLSQSVPMLSRALQAVSDTVARGGRVLFVGTKRQAQDAIADAAKRSAQYYVNSRWLGGMLTNWKTISASIQRLRKVDELLSGGGSGLTKKERLMLARERDKLEKALGGIKDMGGTPDMIFVIDTNKEALAIKEAQRLGIPVAAIIDSNSDPDGITFPVPANDDAGRAIQLYCDLVARSAIDGISRASGDHGIDLGAAEAPIVEPAIDEPVAVEGQAQAFELLTGPRGAPDDFMKLSGMGPEIVQKLNDGGIFHFWQLAAMSPADVTKVDHDLKLAGRIESQGWVAQARDLADA; this is encoded by the coding sequence ATGGCTCTGCCCGATTTCTCCATGCGTCAGCTGCTCGAGGCCGGCGCCCATTTCGGCCACCAGTCGCACCGCTGGAACCCGAAGATGTCGCCGTTCATCTACGGGACCCGCAACAACATTCACATCCTCGACCTGTCGCAGTCGGTGCCGATGCTCTCGCGCGCCCTGCAGGCGGTCAGCGACACCGTCGCTCGCGGCGGCCGCGTTCTCTTCGTCGGCACCAAGCGCCAGGCGCAGGACGCCATCGCCGATGCCGCCAAGCGCTCGGCCCAGTACTATGTCAACTCCCGCTGGCTCGGCGGCATGCTGACCAACTGGAAGACCATCTCGGCCTCGATCCAGCGCCTGCGCAAGGTCGACGAGCTGCTCTCCGGCGGCGGCTCTGGCCTGACCAAGAAGGAGCGCCTGATGCTGGCGCGCGAGCGCGACAAGCTCGAGAAGGCGCTCGGCGGCATCAAGGACATGGGCGGCACGCCCGACATGATCTTCGTGATCGACACCAACAAGGAAGCGCTCGCGATCAAGGAGGCCCAGCGCCTCGGCATCCCGGTTGCGGCCATCATCGACTCCAACAGCGATCCGGACGGCATCACCTTCCCGGTCCCGGCCAATGACGACGCCGGCCGCGCCATCCAGCTCTATTGCGACCTCGTCGCCCGCTCGGCCATCGACGGCATCTCGCGCGCTTCGGGCGACCATGGCATCGACCTCGGCGCCGCCGAGGCCCCGATCGTCGAGCCGGCGATTGACGAGCCGGTGGCTGTCGAAGGCCAGGCTCAGGCCTTCGAGCTGCTGACCGGGCCGCGCGGCGCGCCGGACGACTTCATGAAGCTCTCGGGCATGGGCCCGGAGATCGTGCAGAAGCTCAACGATGGCGGTATCTTCCACTTCTGGCAGCTCGCTGCCATGAGCCCGGCGGATGTCACCAAGGTCGATCACGACCTCAAGCTCGCCGGCCGCATCGAGAGCCAGGGCTGGGTCGCCCAGGCGCGCGATCTCGCCGACGCCTGA
- a CDS encoding VOC family protein, giving the protein MPRLNRIVETALYVDDLDRAAAFYEGTLGLSSMLRTRTLFAYDIGGQNVLLLFLRGASVETQMSERGSIPPHDGHGPLHICFAVDADDLALWEERLGQHGVEIEGRMRWNRGGTSLYFRDPDGHLLEIMTPGNWPNY; this is encoded by the coding sequence ATGCCCCGGCTGAACCGCATCGTCGAAACCGCGCTCTATGTCGACGATCTCGACCGCGCCGCCGCGTTCTATGAGGGAACGCTGGGGCTCTCGTCCATGCTCAGGACCCGAACGCTCTTCGCCTACGACATCGGCGGCCAGAACGTCCTGTTGCTTTTCCTGCGCGGCGCCTCGGTCGAGACGCAAATGTCGGAACGCGGCAGCATCCCGCCGCATGACGGCCATGGACCGCTGCACATCTGCTTTGCCGTCGACGCCGACGATCTCGCCTTATGGGAGGAGCGGCTCGGGCAGCACGGCGTCGAGATCGAGGGCCGCATGCGCTGGAATCGCGGCGGGACAAGCCTCTATTTCCGCGATCCAGACGGCCATCTGCTCGAGATCATGACGCCCGGTAACTGGCCGAACTATTGA
- a CDS encoding antibiotic biosynthesis monooxygenase, with amino-acid sequence MSQTPVVNISVITPKPECFAEFMELQLAQHHAVRGKVEGLIGGRLFRSREDRDVVLVTMFESEEAALRFARDERFTSHMARVRPLLERAVPGAYGVAYEVGSL; translated from the coding sequence ATGTCCCAAACGCCAGTCGTCAACATCAGCGTCATCACGCCGAAGCCCGAGTGCTTCGCTGAGTTCATGGAGCTGCAACTCGCCCAGCACCATGCCGTCCGCGGCAAGGTCGAGGGCTTGATCGGCGGGCGATTGTTCCGCTCGCGCGAGGATCGCGATGTCGTCCTGGTGACGATGTTCGAATCCGAGGAGGCGGCGCTGCGCTTTGCCCGTGACGAGCGTTTCACCAGCCATATGGCACGCGTTCGTCCCTTGCTGGAACGCGCCGTGCCGGGAGCCTATGGCGTCGCCTACGAGGTCGGCTCGCTCTGA
- a CDS encoding VOC family protein, protein MLDANFIILYVDSPEASARFYADLIGSEALEASPTFAMFALPSGAKLGLWSRHTVEPGAQAAGGGGEIAMVVGSGEAVDATHADWQRRGLAILQAPTDLDFGRTFVASDPDGHRLRVFHPFGR, encoded by the coding sequence ATGCTCGATGCCAATTTCATCATCCTCTATGTCGACAGCCCTGAGGCCAGCGCCCGCTTCTATGCCGACCTGATCGGCTCGGAGGCGCTGGAGGCCTCTCCGACCTTCGCCATGTTCGCGCTGCCGTCAGGGGCGAAGCTCGGCCTGTGGTCGCGCCATACCGTCGAGCCGGGCGCGCAAGCCGCCGGAGGCGGCGGCGAGATCGCCATGGTGGTCGGCAGCGGCGAGGCTGTCGATGCGACCCATGCCGACTGGCAGCGGCGCGGCCTTGCGATCCTGCAGGCGCCGACCGATCTCGATTTCGGCCGAACCTTCGTCGCGAGCGATCCGGACGGCCATCGGCTGCGCGTCTTCCACCCGTTCGGGAGGTAG
- a CDS encoding YafY family protein gives MSRSERLLDLVQVLRRHRRPVSGRKLAEETGVSIRTLYRDIATLQGQGAPIEGEPGLGYVLKPGFMLPPLMFDEDEIEALVLGSRWVAGRADDRLAGAARNAMAKIVAVLPADLRDKADASALLVGPGARIAAASGVDLGLVRKAIRSERKLELTYQDGKAAATQRLIWPFALGFFDHVRVVVAWCELRNDFRHFRADRIAQAELVDIRYPRRRQALLKQWREREGIPSPA, from the coding sequence ATGTCGCGTTCCGAGCGCCTGCTCGACCTCGTCCAGGTGCTGCGCCGGCATCGCCGGCCGGTCAGCGGCCGCAAGCTCGCCGAGGAGACCGGTGTCAGCATCCGCACGCTCTATCGCGACATCGCGACCTTGCAGGGGCAGGGCGCGCCGATCGAGGGCGAGCCCGGGCTCGGCTATGTGCTGAAGCCCGGCTTCATGCTGCCGCCCCTGATGTTCGACGAGGACGAGATCGAGGCGCTGGTGCTCGGCTCGCGCTGGGTCGCGGGGCGGGCCGATGACCGTCTCGCCGGCGCGGCACGCAACGCCATGGCCAAGATCGTCGCGGTGCTGCCGGCCGATCTGCGAGACAAGGCCGATGCCTCGGCGCTGCTCGTCGGTCCCGGCGCCAGGATCGCTGCCGCATCCGGGGTCGATCTTGGCCTGGTCCGCAAGGCGATCCGCTCGGAACGCAAGCTGGAGTTGACCTATCAGGACGGCAAGGCGGCGGCGACGCAACGCCTGATCTGGCCGTTCGCGCTCGGCTTCTTCGACCATGTCCGCGTCGTCGTCGCCTGGTGCGAGCTGCGCAACGACTTCCGGCATTTCCGCGCCGACCGCATCGCGCAGGCCGAATTGGTCGACATCCGCTATCCGCGCCGGCGCCAGGCGCTGCTCAAGCAATGGCGCGAGCGCGAGGGAATTCCCTCACCGGCTTGA
- the pncA gene encoding bifunctional nicotinamidase/pyrazinamidase has protein sequence MIDTRTALIVVDVQNDFCPGGSLAVAGGDEIVPLVNELGKRFATIVLTQDWHPAGHSSFASSHPGKAPFETIAMPYGTQVLWPDHCVQGSAGAAFHPGLDLAMAQAVIRKGHRREVDSYSGFVEADRTTPTGLGGYLRERGIARVAVVGLATDFCVNWTAQDAARQGFETFVVEEACRAIDLNGSLDRAWAEMTALGVRRARLAELNG, from the coding sequence GTGATCGATACCAGGACCGCGCTGATCGTCGTCGACGTCCAGAACGATTTCTGTCCCGGCGGCAGTCTGGCGGTCGCCGGTGGCGACGAGATCGTTCCGCTCGTCAACGAGCTCGGCAAGCGCTTCGCTACGATCGTGCTGACACAGGACTGGCACCCGGCGGGGCATTCCTCGTTCGCGTCGAGCCATCCCGGCAAGGCGCCTTTCGAGACGATCGCCATGCCCTATGGCACGCAGGTGCTTTGGCCGGATCATTGCGTGCAGGGCAGCGCGGGCGCGGCCTTTCATCCGGGGCTCGACCTTGCCATGGCGCAGGCGGTCATCCGCAAGGGCCATCGCCGCGAGGTCGACAGCTATTCCGGCTTCGTCGAGGCCGACCGCACCACGCCGACCGGGCTCGGCGGCTATCTCAGGGAGCGCGGCATCGCCCGTGTCGCGGTGGTCGGCCTCGCCACCGATTTCTGCGTCAACTGGACGGCGCAGGATGCCGCGCGCCAGGGCTTCGAGACGTTCGTTGTCGAGGAGGCCTGCCGCGCCATCGATCTCAACGGCTCGCTCGATCGCGCCTGGGCGGAGATGACGGCGCTCGGCGTGAGGCGGGCGCGGCTTGCCGAGCTGAACGGCTGA
- the pyrH gene encoding UMP kinase codes for MRPKRVLVKLSGEALAGPQGNGLDGATLTALAADIAHASREGVEIGIVVGGGNFFRGVQGLTKGLDRTSADSIGMLGTVMNALALEHAIESAGAPARAMSAVPMPSLCESYARKRALDHLTNGKVVILGGGTGNPYFTTDTGAALRAAELDCSHLLKATQVDGVYSADPKKDPSATRYDTLTHEDAIKRDLKVMDTAAFALARDAALTIVVFSIAEPGMLAAVLRGEGRATYVTP; via the coding sequence ATGAGACCTAAACGCGTTCTCGTGAAGCTCTCCGGCGAAGCCCTTGCCGGACCTCAAGGAAACGGCCTCGACGGCGCAACGCTCACTGCGCTCGCCGCCGACATCGCCCATGCCTCGCGCGAGGGTGTCGAGATCGGCATCGTGGTCGGCGGCGGCAATTTCTTCCGCGGCGTCCAGGGGCTCACCAAGGGGCTCGACCGCACCAGCGCAGACTCGATCGGCATGCTGGGCACGGTGATGAACGCGCTCGCGCTCGAACATGCGATCGAGAGCGCCGGCGCTCCGGCGCGCGCCATGTCGGCGGTACCGATGCCCTCGCTCTGCGAGAGCTATGCCCGCAAGCGGGCGCTCGACCATCTCACCAATGGCAAGGTCGTCATTCTCGGCGGCGGCACCGGCAACCCCTATTTCACGACCGACACCGGCGCGGCCTTGCGCGCGGCCGAGCTCGATTGCAGCCATCTCCTCAAGGCGACGCAGGTCGACGGCGTCTATTCGGCCGATCCGAAGAAGGATCCGAGCGCGACCCGCTACGACACGCTGACCCATGAGGACGCGATCAAGCGCGACCTCAAGGTGATGGACACCGCCGCCTTCGCATTGGCGCGCGACGCGGCGCTCACCATCGTCGTCTTCTCGATTGCCGAGCCCGGCATGCTCGCGGCCGTGTTGCGCGGCGAGGGCAGGGCGACCTACGTCACCCCCTGA
- a CDS encoding GGDEF domain-containing protein: MNWRDVLLDLRTIYLAGAITALILGFVQLAAYATGRFERWPLWWGLSNLLIGLGLIGVGLRDIIPDLISIPLANTVSWIGYLLVLYGVRSFGGRPARLPLYALAIAAAAIPLALWNEPDGFVRRVVLVSVLVMACDTLLVREGLLLWRRERLVSGAILAALFAPTVLLFALRAWLAMTGQLGAELFPADNADPWFAATGTAFVLLRSGALLLLAAERSRNRLVTIAQHDPLTGAMNRSGLERAMAQIAADAGKRPGRLTLLLIDIDHFKSLNDTHGHAAGDRILQLFAGAARSELRASDILARHGGDEFVALLPHMSAKDAVRVANRIRAAFGRALTDWDSVTLQPTLSIGVAEGDAASDELEALLEQADEALYRSKRLGRDRVQVQIRALAR, translated from the coding sequence TTGAACTGGCGGGATGTGTTGCTCGATCTGAGGACAATCTACCTGGCGGGAGCCATCACCGCCTTGATTCTCGGCTTCGTACAGCTTGCCGCCTACGCAACCGGCCGCTTCGAGCGTTGGCCGCTCTGGTGGGGGTTGAGCAATCTGCTCATCGGCCTCGGCTTGATCGGTGTCGGGTTGCGGGACATCATCCCCGACCTCATCTCGATCCCGCTCGCCAATACCGTCAGCTGGATTGGCTATCTGCTCGTCCTGTACGGAGTGAGGAGTTTTGGCGGACGGCCCGCGCGCCTGCCTCTCTACGCCTTGGCGATCGCGGCTGCGGCCATCCCGCTCGCCCTGTGGAACGAGCCTGACGGCTTCGTCAGGCGGGTTGTCCTCGTCTCCGTCCTGGTCATGGCCTGCGATACGCTTCTCGTCCGGGAAGGTCTCCTCTTGTGGCGACGTGAGCGGCTGGTCTCAGGAGCCATCCTCGCGGCTCTGTTCGCACCAACAGTGCTGTTGTTCGCATTGCGCGCCTGGCTCGCAATGACCGGACAGCTCGGCGCCGAATTGTTTCCTGCCGACAACGCTGATCCGTGGTTCGCGGCGACCGGCACCGCCTTCGTGCTCCTCAGGAGCGGTGCGCTGCTGCTGCTCGCCGCCGAGCGCAGCCGCAACAGGCTGGTCACGATCGCTCAGCACGATCCCCTCACCGGCGCGATGAACCGCAGCGGCCTGGAGCGCGCCATGGCCCAGATCGCGGCGGATGCCGGCAAGCGCCCCGGCCGGCTGACCCTGCTCCTGATCGACATCGATCACTTCAAGAGCCTGAACGACACGCATGGCCATGCCGCCGGCGACCGCATCCTGCAGCTCTTCGCCGGGGCGGCCCGCAGCGAGCTGCGCGCCAGCGACATCCTGGCGCGCCACGGCGGCGACGAGTTTGTCGCCCTCCTCCCGCATATGAGCGCCAAGGACGCGGTGCGCGTCGCCAACCGGATCCGGGCCGCCTTCGGACGCGCCCTCACCGACTGGGACAGCGTCACCCTCCAGCCGACGCTCAGCATCGGCGTCGCCGAGGGAGATGCAGCGAGCGACGAGCTGGAAGCGTTGCTGGAGCAAGCGGACGAAGCGCTCTACCGCTCGAAGCGCCTCGGCCGCGACCGGGTCCAGGTGCAGATTCGCGCCCTGGCGCGGTGA
- the frr gene encoding ribosome recycling factor, translating to MAQTTFDLADLNRRMDGGVQKFKSDLASLRTGRASANVLDPITVEAYGARTPLSQLATVSVPEPRLLSVQVWDRSMVQAVEKAIRESDLGLNPQTEGQVLRIRIPELNEQRRKEMVKVAHKYAEDAKVAVRHVRRDGMDLIKKLEKDGHMPKDDVTKQTDLVQKATDKHIGEIDQALAAKEKEILHV from the coding sequence ATGGCCCAAACCACTTTCGATCTCGCCGATCTCAATCGCCGCATGGACGGCGGCGTGCAGAAGTTCAAGAGCGACCTGGCTTCGCTTCGCACCGGCCGCGCCTCGGCCAATGTGCTCGATCCGATCACGGTCGAGGCCTATGGCGCGCGCACGCCGCTGAGCCAGCTCGCCACCGTCAGCGTGCCGGAGCCGCGCCTGCTCTCGGTCCAGGTCTGGGATCGCAGCATGGTCCAGGCGGTGGAGAAGGCGATCCGCGAATCCGACCTCGGCCTCAATCCCCAGACCGAGGGGCAGGTGCTGCGCATCCGCATCCCCGAGCTCAACGAGCAGCGCCGCAAGGAGATGGTCAAGGTCGCGCACAAATATGCCGAGGACGCCAAGGTGGCGGTCCGGCATGTGCGCCGCGACGGCATGGACCTGATCAAGAAGCTGGAGAAGGACGGGCACATGCCCAAGGACGACGTCACCAAGCAGACCGACCTCGTCCAGAAGGCGACCGACAAGCATATCGGCGAGATCGACCAGGCGCTCGCTGCCAAGGAAAAGGAAATCCTGCACGTCTAA
- a CDS encoding isoprenyl transferase: MHERSAQKRHSMSDGARPAVPAHVAIIMDGNGRWAQMRSLPRQEGHRRGLEALRRTVRNAADLGIRVLTLYSFSTENWRRPITEVSFLMGLLRRFVENDLTELKQAGVCVRIIGNRENLPPDLRALVERAETMTAGNTGLTLVVAFNYGSRDEITRVARRLAQEAVAGRLAPEAIDEALLSSHFDTGALPDPDLVIRTSGETRISNFLLWQAAYAEFIFTPVLWPDFDRKALEDALAEFHRRERRYGGIGQPAEAKMGVA; encoded by the coding sequence GTGCATGAACGTTCGGCCCAGAAGAGGCATTCGATGTCAGACGGCGCGCGCCCGGCAGTTCCCGCCCATGTCGCCATCATCATGGACGGCAATGGCCGCTGGGCGCAGATGCGCAGCCTGCCGCGGCAGGAAGGGCATCGGCGCGGGCTCGAAGCGTTGCGTCGCACCGTGCGCAATGCCGCCGATCTCGGCATCCGCGTCCTGACGCTCTATTCGTTCTCGACCGAGAACTGGCGCCGGCCGATCACAGAGGTCTCCTTCCTGATGGGGCTGCTGCGCCGCTTCGTCGAGAACGACCTCACCGAGCTGAAGCAGGCCGGCGTGTGCGTGCGGATCATCGGCAACCGCGAGAATCTCCCGCCCGACCTGCGCGCGCTCGTTGAGCGGGCCGAGACGATGACGGCGGGCAATACCGGTCTCACCCTGGTCGTCGCCTTCAACTACGGCTCGCGCGACGAGATCACACGCGTGGCGCGGCGCCTGGCGCAGGAGGCGGTGGCCGGCCGACTCGCGCCCGAAGCGATCGACGAGGCGTTGCTCTCGTCGCATTTCGACACTGGCGCGCTCCCGGATCCGGATCTGGTGATCCGGACCTCGGGCGAGACCCGTATCTCGAACTTCCTGCTCTGGCAGGCGGCCTATGCCGAGTTCATCTTCACGCCGGTGCTCTGGCCGGATTTCGACCGCAAGGCGCTCGAGGATGCGCTGGCCGAGTTCCATCGCCGCGAGCGCCGCTATGGTGGCATCGGCCAACCGGCCGAAGCCAAGATGGGGGTCGCGTGA
- a CDS encoding phosphatidate cytidylyltransferase, translating to MNAAGAGAGASELRLRVISALVLAVVILGVTLFGGWPFRLIWTAVAGVVAYEWLTMVSRRNAVAAGIGVGLAGLAFGFLPLSGAALAGVSALAGLVAAIATTQTGNQRLLEVCGVAYALCFALVTPALRETPELGLALIIWTFAVVWLTDIAAYFTGRALGGPKLLPRVSPKKTWSGALGGALAGTLCATAVWAWFFPGLPSGLWPVLVVSLAASAASQAGDLFESSIKRRFGTKDSSRLIPGHGGFLDRLDGYWAVLVFAGLLLYLARLGH from the coding sequence GTGAATGCGGCCGGCGCCGGCGCGGGCGCATCCGAACTTCGCCTGCGGGTCATATCGGCGCTCGTGCTCGCCGTGGTCATCCTTGGTGTCACCTTGTTCGGTGGCTGGCCCTTCCGCCTGATCTGGACCGCCGTTGCCGGCGTCGTTGCCTATGAATGGCTGACCATGGTCAGCCGCAGGAATGCGGTTGCGGCTGGAATTGGCGTCGGATTGGCCGGGCTCGCGTTCGGCTTTCTGCCCTTGAGCGGCGCGGCGCTCGCGGGCGTGTCGGCCCTTGCGGGATTGGTCGCCGCGATCGCGACGACACAGACCGGCAACCAGCGCCTGCTCGAAGTCTGCGGCGTCGCCTATGCGCTCTGCTTCGCGCTGGTGACGCCGGCGCTGCGCGAGACGCCCGAGCTCGGGCTCGCTTTGATCATCTGGACCTTCGCGGTGGTCTGGCTCACCGATATCGCCGCCTATTTCACCGGGCGCGCCCTGGGCGGGCCGAAGCTGCTGCCGCGCGTCAGCCCGAAGAAGACTTGGTCGGGCGCGCTCGGCGGCGCCCTGGCCGGGACCCTGTGCGCTACGGCGGTCTGGGCCTGGTTCTTCCCGGGGCTGCCATCGGGCCTCTGGCCGGTGCTCGTCGTCTCGCTCGCCGCCTCCGCCGCGAGCCAGGCCGGCGATCTGTTCGAATCGTCGATCAAGCGGCGCTTCGGCACCAAGGATTCGAGCCGCCTCATTCCCGGCCATGGCGGCTTCCTCGACCGGCTCGACGGCTACTGGGCCGTGCTGGTCTTCGCCGGCCTGCTGCTTTATCTGGCGCGCCTGGGACACTGA